The following DNA comes from Triticum aestivum cultivar Chinese Spring chromosome 3D, IWGSC CS RefSeq v2.1, whole genome shotgun sequence.
GGTccaggccggcgccgccccgctgcTGCTGCCTCGGCTGCATCCCGGCTGAGAAGCCGAGCGGGTCGGGCGTGGAGCTACGTGCCGCCGCCTCGGGCTCGGCCGGCGCCATGTTGTGGCACGTGTGCTCGTGGACGTAGGTGACGGTGTACATCGTCTGGTCGCCGTCGCTGtgctgctgctgcggctgctgctgcacGAGCTTCGTGGCCGGGCAGCTGCGCTCGCGATGGTAGCAGCATCGGTAGTAGCACCTGCGTGTACACGTACACAAGTAGGAGTAAGAACTAAGATTCGTTTTAGTGTCTCTTCTACACATGTCCAGCAGGAGTATTATCAGGTAGGTAGGAGTATTCTGTCTCATCTTAGCACATGACGGCTAGTAGCTGGCAATACGCGGTGACGTCGCTCGAGAGCAATTATTTAGCAGTTGGTGACGTAAGGAGATGTCTCTAATAAACAGTACTACTAACGTCAAATCAGTAACGACCCAATAATCATTCACCGTGGTAATTAACACACAGTAACACACACGAGGATCCCGCTCCCCGCGCGCCACAAAACGTAACTTTCAGGCATGAAAATTGCGGATGGTCAAGAAAACATTCTCTTTACCTAAAAGAGAGCATGGGTCAGCATCAAAACTGGCTTTTACTTTGCCGATGCTTTCAAACGTGTGGCCGTGTGGGGAACTGGGGATCCGATCGGCTGCTCATCAGGATCAAGCATCCTTTTTGAGGCGCGCACGGTCGCTGCGTGGCAAGCGCGCAACATTTTGCGTTTGTCCTTTGCGCGCTTCGCTTTCCGGATCTCCCGGTGCCATCGCGTGGCCATCCCAAAATCGGAATGAACCTAATCTTGCACGTTTTCCTATTATCCCGTACGCGCTCTCGACAAGCATCACGATCTAAACCTTAGCTATGATTTTTAGGAGCATGTTCTTTTTTCTTGTTAGAGCGACATGGCAACTTAATCACTCATCATCCGTTGATTAATTAGTTATCTGGATAAGATAAACAACAGGAACGCCGAGATATATAGAGATGAACTGACCTTGGGAAGCTTGTCCTCATGATCCTCTTCTGGCCGTATTTCCTCCATTGGTACCCGTCGGAGTACGGCGAGGAAGTCACTGTTACTCTGTTGAAGGAAAAATGGACCTCACACAATCAGATCCCCACATAATCGACTTGCTTTGTTTCTCGACCATTTTGTCAAAGCTTCTACCCTACTGCAGGTATGTAGTAGTACGAGCAGCTAGGCGACTCACTTTCTAGGGACGCCGTCATCTCTAGGACGGCGCGCGCTCGCGGCGCCGGTGGCAACGACGGCCGCCTCTTCCGGTGGCGGCGTGGTCGGGGTCGCGGCCGGGGCGGAGCCGCCCATGATGTTGATGCAGACGGAGAAGGCGCGGGACACCTCCTGCAGGATGAATGCGGCGGTGGCCTCGGCCTGGCCCTGGCCGCGCAGCGCCCCCAgcgcctccgcctgcaggtgcgCCGTCAGCTGGTGCCCGTGCGTCAGCTCCCTCAGCACCGCCTCGTGCTGCTCGTCGGCCGCCGCGGACTCgtagccggcgacgccgccgttGGGGTTCATGATGAGACGGGACTGCGTCTGCATGGTTCTGGAGTTGTGCTGCCTCGCGAGCTGGCCGCCGACGCCGTTATCTATGGAGCGAGAGTTCCTGTGAGCGCAAGAGTTAATTTGTTGAAAAGTCTAGTAGGCTGGCTAGGCAGCTTTGGTGGCGGGGCGGGCGGAAGTAGAGGCTGCACTTGCACGAGGGCTGCTAATATATAGAAGGGGTGGGGAGGAAGCGTCGTCGCAGCTCAGGCAGTTGGGAGCGATTCACTGTAAACCTGGCTTGGGGCTGGGGGACGCTTTTACGCGGTGTGGTGGACTCGGTGCAGACCCTGCACGAAGTCGTTCTTTAATTAGCAAGGGAGATCTGCAAATAGCTAGGTTCAGAAACGAAAAAGGATGCTCTATTTGTACAGgcttatatatatatttttgagcaaaagaggggaTCCCCTCCGATTTCATCGACGAAACCATCACACGAAAACGACTTTAGGTAGCAACAGTATCAGCTCCCTAGACAACTAACCCCTTAACGGAGGGGTGTACTTGCCTTAGAAGTTCAAGTTTAAACCAACTAATATTACCTAAGCCACAGGCGACCAAGATAGAGAGGGAGTGCAGCCCCGAATCGAAAGTAAGCAAAACAAGCACACTACCATCTACCAAACAGGAACAGAAACCAGGTCCGCTTCAGCCTGCCAGACGTAGCActcccggcctccatccttgcgatgtcTTGTAGATATCATTTGCTACTCGTTCGATAGGATTGTAAAAAATATATGGAGTGGCGATTCtaggagaagctggggagggggtgaatcgcccaaaagaactggccctctatgtattatactatgcgctataattaattaaagatAGTATCATACTAGTATCATatatactgtatattcatgatactagtatatgacactctccactatactcgtgatttcttaccgtggaaaaaaatttggaggcgaaatgatgaactcatgttttcatccgaacaaaaatatgatgttaggtaatgtaaatgttttcaaagagcacacggttcactcacgaaagccatgtgtccactaaaccgtggccgatgcacc
Coding sequences within:
- the LOC123074917 gene encoding WRKY DNA-binding transcription factor 70, encoding MQTQSRLIMNPNGGVAGYESAAADEQHEAVLRELTHGHQLTAHLQAEALGALRGQGQAEATAAFILQEVSRAFSVCINIMGGSAPAATPTTPPPEEAAVVATGAASARRPRDDGVPRKVTVTSSPYSDGYQWRKYGQKRIMRTSFPRCYYRCCYHRERSCPATKLVQQQPQQQHSDGDQTMYTVTYVHEHTCHNMAPAEPEAAARSSTPDPLGFSAGMQPRQQQRGGAGLDRGSKEELERQALVSSLACVLQGHHQSYPGSGAGTPDGSPSQGRAGDGPSASGLSLDTSDDLGLDIMDYGVTDALYFAASSSYGPGGDGMIP